A genomic window from Flavobacterium johnsoniae includes:
- a CDS encoding 5-(carboxyamino)imidazole ribonucleotide synthase: protein MNYFSSDFKLGILGGGQLGKMLLFDTRKFDIQTYVLDPSDEAPSKIACNKFFQGDLMDYETVYNFGKQVDVLTFEIELVNLEALTQLENEGVKVYPSPKTLKGIQNKGTQKDFYTESNIPTASYLRFESPAHLQKSVGNNEITIPFVWKCTEFGYDGNGVKVIRQISDMDDLPNVECIAETMVPFKNELAVIVVRNPSGEIKTYPVVEMEFHPEANQVEYVICPARIDEKVAEKARAIALNVSEKFNHVGLLAVEMFQTNEDEILVNEVAPRPHNSGHYSIEASYTSQFENHLRAILDLPLGNTDSKVAGIMVNLVGAEGHSGNVVYENIETILGWDGVTPHIYGKKQTRPFRKMGHVTIVNENMQEARRIAEEVKNTIKVISGQ from the coding sequence ATGAATTATTTTTCTTCTGATTTTAAATTAGGAATATTAGGCGGCGGGCAGTTAGGTAAAATGCTTTTGTTCGACACCAGAAAATTTGACATACAAACTTACGTTCTAGATCCAAGCGACGAAGCGCCGAGTAAAATTGCCTGCAATAAATTCTTCCAAGGTGATTTAATGGATTATGAAACCGTTTATAACTTTGGAAAACAAGTCGATGTTCTAACTTTTGAAATCGAATTGGTAAATCTTGAAGCTTTAACACAATTAGAAAACGAAGGTGTAAAAGTTTATCCGTCTCCAAAAACCTTAAAAGGAATTCAGAATAAAGGAACTCAAAAAGATTTTTATACCGAAAGCAATATCCCAACGGCATCATATTTACGATTTGAAAGTCCGGCGCATTTGCAGAAATCAGTTGGAAATAACGAAATCACAATTCCATTTGTTTGGAAATGCACCGAGTTTGGTTACGACGGAAATGGCGTAAAAGTTATTCGTCAGATTTCTGATATGGACGATTTGCCAAATGTAGAATGTATTGCAGAAACGATGGTTCCGTTCAAAAATGAATTGGCGGTAATTGTAGTAAGAAATCCATCGGGAGAAATTAAAACATATCCGGTTGTAGAAATGGAATTTCATCCAGAAGCAAACCAAGTTGAATACGTAATCTGCCCGGCAAGAATCGACGAAAAAGTAGCCGAAAAAGCCAGAGCAATTGCTTTGAACGTTTCTGAAAAATTCAATCACGTTGGACTTTTGGCTGTTGAAATGTTCCAAACCAATGAAGATGAAATTTTGGTAAACGAAGTTGCTCCTCGCCCACACAATTCAGGCCATTATTCTATTGAAGCAAGTTATACTTCACAATTCGAAAATCATTTACGTGCAATTTTAGATCTTCCTTTAGGAAACACAGACAGTAAAGTTGCCGGAATTATGGTAAATTTAGTTGGCGCTGAAGGTCATTCTGGAAATGTTGTTTATGAAAACATCGAAACCATTTTAGGCTGGGACGGCGTTACTCCCCATATTTACGGCAAAAAACAAACGCGTCCATTCAGAAAAATGGGTCACGTAACAATCGTAAATGAAAATATGCAAGAAGCGAGACGAATTGCTGAGGAAGTTAAGAATACTATTAAAGTGATTAGTGGTCAGTAA